The Drosophila nasuta strain 15112-1781.00 chromosome 2R, ASM2355853v1, whole genome shotgun sequence genome segment TTACTAACAATCCAagatcaaataataattttagaaatctagaaaatacatatagttttaatttaaaaggtGCACTACTTGccaaatgtttataaatataattaaatcaacAATTCACAATAGTCAACAACACGACGTTTCGGCATAGACACGTGAATACCTACTGAATGTACCAACCAAACACAAATTTCTCTTGATGATCAACccaatatataataataaatatataataaggTAGTGATTTTCGAGAGAGTGCAGATTTGTGGCATTGTCTGTCTGCATGTGGTGCTGCACAGTGCACTTAGCTCTTATACATATAGATGTAATACACAATTATGTATTGACGGGAAGATATTCAAATCTATTTAATACAGAGTGAGTAACAAATAACAGGCAAATTGTTTCTTTCCTTTAATATATCGAACTCTTTTTCGTTCTCAAACTATAATTTTGCCACAGTTTTTGCATATGATTACATCGTATTGACCggaaagtatgctacacacTAACAAcatgaatttcattttgacaATAATAGCTGCATCTCTTTAATAGCAAAGtgaataaaatacattttttatgcaaactcttatattataaaatctaCCACACGTCACATTTATGCACGGGGATTCATTGGTGAGTCTTCTGGGCATTGGAAGTCTTTGGAAAATTCCTTTGAATTACTCAGCGGTCCCAATACGCGAAACTGCGATGGCGAATGCCCGTCTGTTGTAATCACATAATCTAAGTATTCCTTACGATCCTTAGTGCACCAGGTTTGACCAACCGAAATCCAAAACATTTGCTGTGGTGTATAGTCCAGACCAGGACTATATATTACCAATGTTGGTAAGCTCTATAGGCCATCTTGATACCAACATTATCAGCAATATTCTCGCTCTGCGTATTGATGCCGTTTAACTGGAAAGACATCACGTTTTAAAATGTTAGAACACGTTGGTGTATGAGGAATTTTAGTTGAAATACTTTTAGTCCTGTTTCTGGTTCTGTATAGTTGCCATACTGTTCAGTGATGCATTGAGCTTTCTGCAGATAAGCCTTCTGTGTATCTGGTTGCCACCAATCCCGCATGTTGCCCTCTTCATCAAACTGTCGACCCTCAACGTCGAATCCATGAGAGACTTCATGTCCAATGAAATAGCCAATTGCACCGAAATTCATGTATTTTGGGCGATTGGCATTGTAATAATCACCCTGTAAAATGCCAGCTGGAAAATCTAAAAAGGAGAAAGATTTTCAGATATATATTTGTCTTACATATAAGACATTTCTAGTATTTACGTATGCTGTTTCCCTCGGCTGAATAGGATGCATCCACTTCTGTTGTCTGGGCATGATCAGCCAAATCGGTTTTGTTGACGGGCAATCGCAGTTTGTTGAAGATGTAGTTCgtttgaaatttgttaaaggctaaataagatttaaaataattattaggATCGATTTGAAGTTTTTCGTAGTATTTGGTGAGTTTTTCGTTATCAAGTATCTCATCGGGATAGCCAATGTATGTGGCcattttgtgcagtttatTCTTGGCCTCCAGTCTCGTCATGTCGTCCATCCAGTTGACTTCATCAAGAATTTCGTTGAATACGTTCCGTATGTTAGTAACCATTTCCAGGACGCTGGACTTCGAGCTCACATCAAAATGCTTGGGAACGTACATCGATGAAACCGATTTGCTAAGGCTGATTTAAGAATGAATTAGTTACTATAAACAATCTTCTACTATTGCAAATGCTAACCTCTCGCTGACTATATCGACGCACTCCTTCCAGCGCGCCTTTGGTTCCTGATGCCCATCAACTGTCATATAATATTTGTCTTTCCGAGTATGAAACTCTTCGCTAAGATAGCTTAGGGAGAACTCATGAATACGCCACATTAAATAGTTGGCAATCACACGATTTGGAGTTTTAGCCAGCAATTTACCTAACTGATCAAAGAATGGCGGCTCAATTAGGTTTATAATTTCATCATCCTGAACACTGAGTCCCTCTGGTAACAAGGCGTTCATGTAGTCCACCCAATCAACGTAAGGATACGCGGCCTGCAGTTGCTGAGGAGAGCGAAGATTGTAAAGCTCGGTGTAATTGTGACGCTTCTCGATGGGCCAGGATATCTAAGAATAGATATTTATAGTCAACTAGGtttaaaacatacaaaattaaaaatcttacATTGGCCAGCGCTATTTCGAATTCAAGTGATTGCAACAACTGCTTCTTAGCTTCGTCCTTCTTGGCACCAAAGAGGACAGCAATGTCCACCATGTAGTCATAATAGGCGCTCACTAGAGTCTCATTGAAGCCTTTTACTAGATATTCCCGactcaaaaaacaaattcgatACATCCAACtaaagaacagaaaacaatgaaatttaGTTGGAACTTAATTGCATTACTTACAGTCATCATGCGTTTAGTGGTGTTCTGCAGATCGACGCTAGCAGAGAACGCAATGATGTAGTCCATTCTGAAGCCGCCTCtgtaaaactttttttatttgatcctGCCAAGTCCAGTTATCCTCGTCCCATTTGTTGCCCACGATCAGTGGCCAACCACCCATGGAATTCCCAATTGTAGTAATGGGTATGGAGCCCAGTGATTCAATCCGAGCTGATGATGAGATACAAGTGTAATATCTGAGtgcagtaaataaattatactcACTTGTATTCATGCAAGCTCTGTAGAGCATGTTCGGTTGACGAAAGTGCTTAGGAGCGCTCTCAGGTGGTTCGGCTGTTATGATGTTCTTCAGTTGCTCCTGAACTTTGTCCACAATATCGGTGAACGTGTCAATATTAGTCTTGTCTTCGGGTATGATCATCTTGTCAACGTAGGTGCCGCAGGAAAACTCATAGAAGTTATCACAGGGATTGATCTGTGGGTTGATCTTGCTGAGCACCACAGAAGCAGTGTCTCTGCATTCCTTGGTATTGCAAACGCTGTGCTCATTGTGTGTGTTAAAGGCCCAATAGCCCAAACCCACTGCGATGAACACGAATACAATAATAGCTCCTATAAATAGGGTTTTCAACAACTTTGAACGATGCCGAGGCGGATCGACATTACTGAAACAAACCATAATTAAGTAAGAACACTACTATGAATGTGAGTATTATTCTCATTCGCATTCTTACGTCGCGTTGTTGACAGTGTCAAACTTAAGTGATGTCATTACCGATGTGTTATAAATGATGCAACcgatatattaaatttgaattatttacttcactgcaatttaaaatacaattcagAATAGTCACCAACACGACATGTCGGCATAGACAGTTGAATACCTACTGAATGTACCAACCAAACCCAATATATGACAAGTTAGAAAGATACAGTcgagtctgctcgactgtgagatacccgctacccattttgaataaaaaccaaatatttcggtaatattctcaaaatatacaaaaataatatacctcaaaaatactaaaataaatattccaaagtggtttatttggtgtattgatatggtactacattcaagatatactatagagtgcaaaatataccagattatcagccaaagcaactaagacccctagtaagtaagCGTATTTGCCCATACAACcgtattatatttctttaataagtTCGACAATTTTTACCTAATTGAAACCAAACCAAGATTCACCATGACTTTAggtattattgtatataccaaaattcccgactctagctttaaaattacgcttgtagTGGGTGGAGCCAAATTGTAAACATACTATTTAGTTGGTGCTTTCGGTAGGTTATTAGTCGTCTCAGAGTCCGCTTGTTAATTGTGCTGTAGCATACAATTAacgagtaagaaagctacagttgactgtgagatacccgctacccattttgaataaaagcaaaatattgcgttattattctcaaaatataccaaaatactacaaaaacactaaaactagatcaaattatatatttggtatatcgatatagtaccgcattcagaatataccatagacgacataatataccagattgtcagccaaagcaactaaaacccctagtaagtaagcgtttttgcccatacaaaagtatttctttaataacttccacaatttttatctgatcgcaacaaaaatttcaggaatcacaactcacagctttaaaattacactttgcgggggcggaagtgggcatggcaaaaagtttaaacaaacttgatctgcgtgcaaacatcacaaatgctgtcgaaaaaaattatagctctatctcttatagtctctgagatctaggtgttcatacggacagacagccagacggacagacggacatggctcgatcgtctcggctgttgacgctgatcaagaatatatataacttCTAGGGAcgaagatgcctccttatgcctggcacaaagttataacacccttctaccctatgggtagcgggtatgtGCAAAGTATGCGACACACTAATAACAACATGAATTTCATTATGACAATAATAACTGCATctctttaataaaaaaaattaataaaatatattttttatagaattAAATCTACCACACTTCACATTTATGCACGGGATTCATTGGTGAGTCTTCTGGGCATTGGAAGTCTTTGGAAAATTCCTTTGAATTACTCAGCGGTCCCAATACGCGAAACTTCGATGGCGAATGCCCATCTGTTGTAATCACATAATCTAAGTATTCCTTACGATCCTTAGTGCACCAAGTTTGAGCAACCGAAATCCAAAACATTTGCTGTGGTGTATAGTCCAGACCAGGAAGCCTTTGTTCTGCCCCGTGCTTTTCCACCCAACGTTGGTAAGCTCTATAGGCCATCTTGATACCAACATTATCAGCAATATTCTCGCTCTGCGTATTGATGCCATTTAACTGAAAAGAcacataataaaatgttaGAGCAAGCTGGTGTATCAGTTATTTTAGTTGAGATACTTTTAATCCTGTTTTTGATTCCGTGTAGTTGCCATACTGTTCGGTGATGCATTGAGCCTTCTGCAGATATGCCTTCTTTGTGTCCGATTGCCACCAATCCCGCATGTTGCCCTCTTCATCAAACTGTCGACCCCTAACGTCGAATCCATGAGAGATTTCATGTCCAATGATATAGCCAATTGCACCGAAATTCATGTACTTTGGGCGATTGGCCTTATAGAGATCACCCTGTAAAATGCCAGCTGGAATATCTAAAAAGCAGAAAGAGTTATATATTTGtcctacatatatataaaatcacTTCGAGTATTTACATATGCTGTTTCCCTCGGCTGAATAGGATGCACCCACATCTGTTGTCTTGGCATGATCAGCCAAATCGGTTTTGTTGACGGGCAATCGCAGTTTGTTGAAGATGTAGTTCgtttgaaatttgttaaaggctaaataagatttaaaataattattaggATCGATTTGAAGTTTTTCGTAGTATTTGGTGAGTTTTTCGTTATCAAGTATCTCATCGGGATAGCCAATGTATGTGGCcattttgtgcagtttatTCTTGGCCTCCAGTCTCGTCATGTCGTCCATCCAGTTGACTTCATCAAGAATTTCGTTGAATACGTTCCGTATGTTAGTAACCATTTCCAGGACACTGGACTTCGAGTTCTCATCGAAATGCTTGGGAACGTACATCGATGCAACGGATTTTCTAAGGCTGATTTAAGAATGAATTAGTTACTATTAACAATCTTCTACTATTGCAAATGCTAACATTTTGCTGACTATATAGACGCACTCCTTCCAGCGCGCCCTCTGTTCCTGATGACCAGCAAGgatcattatatatttttgtttacgaGTATGAAACTCTTCACTAAGATAGCTTAGAGAGAACTCATGAATACGCCACATTAAATAGTTGGCAATCACACGATTTGGAGTGTTAGCCAGCAATTTACCCAACTGATCAAAGAATGGCGGCTCAATTAGGTTTATAATTTCATCATCCTGAACACTGAGTCCCTCTGGTAACAAGGCGTTCATGTAGTCCACCCAATCAACGTAAGGATATTCGCCCTTCAGTTGCTGAGGAGTGCGGAGATTATAAAGCTCGGAGTAATTGTGGCTATTCTCGATGGACCAGGATATCTAAAAAAACAGTTAAAGCATACAACTAGGTTTAAagcatacaaatttaaaagtcTTACATTGGCCAACGTTATTTCGAATTCGAGTGATTGCAACAACTGCTTCTTGGCTTCGTCCTTCTTGGCACCAAAGAGGACAGCAATATCCACCATGTAGTCGTAATAGGCGCTCACTAGAGTCTCGTTGAGGCCTTTTACTAGATATTCCCGACTCAAAAACAAATTCGATACATCCAACtaaagaacagaaaaaaatgacATTTAGCTGCAACTTAATTGCATTACTTACAGTCATCATGCGTTTAGTGGTGTTCTGCAGATCAACTTTAATAGAGAACTCAATGATATAGTTCATGTTGAAACCGCCTCTgtgaaacttttttatttgatccTGCCAAGTCCAGTTATCCCCGTCCCACTTGTCGCCCACAATCAGTGGCCAACCACCCATGGAATTCGCAATTATAGTAATGGGTATGGAGCCCAGTGATTCAATCCGAGCTGTTGATGGAATATGTTATGTCTGagtgcattaaataaattatattcactTGTATTCATGCAAGCTTTGTAGAGCATGTTCGGTTGACGAAAGTGCTTAGGAGCGCTCTCAGGTGGTTCGGCTGTTATGATGTCCTTCAGTTGCTCCTGAACTTTGTCTGCAATATCGGACAACGTGTCAATATTGGTCTTGTCTTTGGGTATGATCATGTTGTCGACGTAGGTGCCGCAGATAAACTCATAGAAGTTATCACAGGGATTGATCTGTGGATTGATCTTGCTGAGCACCACAGAAGCAGTGTCTCTGCACTCCTTGGTAATGCAAACGCTGTGCTCATTGTGTGTAGGAAAGATCCAATAGCCAAAACCCACTGCGACTAATACGAATACAATAATAGCTCCTATAAAAAGGGTTTTCAACAGCTTGGAACGATGTCGAGGCGTTCCGGAATTGCTGAAACACAACATAATTAAGTAAGAACACTACTATTAATGAGAGAGttattctcattctcattcttaCGTCGCGTCGTTATCAGTGTCAAACTTAAGTGATGTCATTACCGCTGTGTTATGAATGTTGCAgtctatttattaaatttaaattctttacttcactgcaatttaaaatactaatcAGAATAGTCACCAACACGACGTGTCGGCATAGACAGTTGAATACATACTGAATGTACCAACCAAACCCAATATATGTAtgacaagtaagaaagatacagtcgagtgtgctcgactatgagatacccgctacccattttgaatataagTCAAATATTTCGATAGTACtctcaaaatatacacaaataatattccacaaaaatactaaaataaatattccaaaatggTTTATtgggtatattgatatggtactacattcaagacatactatagagtgcaaaatatactagattgtcaactaagacccctagcAAGTAAGCGTATTTGCGTATtatatagttattactgtatatactaaaattcgcgactctagctttaaaattacgcttgtagTGGGTGGGGCGAAATTTGCTTTCGGTAGGTTATTACTTGTCTCAGATTTCGCTTGTTAATTGTGTTGTAACATAcaagtataattaaaaatttgaggtatgtcaaataatttattagc includes the following:
- the LOC132785317 gene encoding neprilysin-2-like → MTSLKFDTDNDATNSGTPRHRSKLLKTLFIGAIIVFVLVAVGFGYWIFPTHNEHSVCITKECRDTASVVLSKINPQINPCDNFYEFICGTYVDNMIIPKDKTNIDTLSDIADKVQEQLKDIITAEPPESAPKHFRQPNMLYKACMNTTRIESLGSIPITIIANSMGGWPLIVGDKWDGDNWTWQDQIKKFHRGGFNMNYIIEFSIKVDLQNTTKRMMTLDVSNLFLSREYLVKGLNETLVSAYYDYMVDIAVLFGAKKDEAKKQLLQSLEFEITLANISWSIENSHNYSELYNLRTPQQLKGEYPYVDWVDYMNALLPEGLSVQDDEIINLIEPPFFDQLGKLLANTPNRVIANYLMWRIHEFSLSYLSEEFHTRKQKYIMILAGHQEQRARWKECVYIVSKILRKSVASMYVPKHFDENSKSSVLEMVTNIRNVFNEILDEVNWMDDMTRLEAKNKLHKMATYIGYPDEILDNEKLTKYYEKLQIDPNNYFKSYLAFNKFQTNYIFNKLRLPVNKTDLADHAKTTDVGASYSAEGNSIYIPAGILQGDLYKANRPKYMNFGAIGYIIGHEISHGFDVRGRQFDEEGNMRDWWQSDTKKAYLQKAQCITEQYGNYTESKTGLKLNGINTQSENIADNVGIKMAYRAYQRWVEKHGAEQRLPGLDYTPQQMFWISVAQTWCTKDRKEYLDYVITTDGHSPSKFRVLGPLSNSKEFSKDFQCPEDSPMNPVHKCEVW